One window of the Pseudofrankia sp. DC12 genome contains the following:
- a CDS encoding AAA family ATPase: protein MPIVLAVLDGVRWRGRPVVGERPQALLAALAVGGGQAVASERLAEVVWGDKEPGNAGKALQVLISRTRSQCGPDAVVRDGHGYRLGVPPEQVDALWLGGLTRRTRRLLAAGDLTAAREAATEAMALAETLVEPRDEDAHPLAELRRDATAHRAELSGLLGRVLSLTGEHAAALPRLREAFDRDSSDEAVLACLLRSEAAVRGPSPALDRYERYRAGLRDRLGVSPGVLLERVHQELLHLDRPVRVGLHYDTSPLIGRSADLTRLRALVGASRVVSIVGPGGLGKTRLAHALGRSAQQPVVHFVGLVGVTTPDDVIGEIGSALGVRDSVHGRRTLTPQQLADVRGRIAQHLSVAPSLLILDNCEHLVDAVADLVAFLVATAADLRVVTTSRAPLAISAERVYPLGELDAAESADLFRQRAVAARPDVQLPEDAVRDIAARLDGLPLAIELAAAKTRVMSVEEISRRLEDRFALLRGGVRNAPDRHRTLAAVIDWSWNLLEERERRALRWLSVFQDGVTLAGAEDVLGPDALGAVQALVDQSLLTVAETDAGVRYRMLETVREFGRMRLAQAGEQDEAQAALRAWAVGYAYAAARQMFGAHQLEGIDALDAEETNLADVLRQTLAAADPEAAVHLLCGLGGLWSLRGEHPRVTALAASVAETVSGWHPGPETADATRAAMVIVLQNAMIGAKEEAFAQIHDLLVRLGTDDHGDPRINAMVTVMLAHDLTGKDPLGARLAELSESEDRSVALAALQWRSHLLENSGAPARAIVLAEHALSLMRAEYDGPWLAAMLHAHLAGLHMQLGHPLAAVPHAHAAIPVLKRLGALDDLIQVHSVLALSAIAAGRLDEASAHLADIDRLKGTGGALGGLLGLGTVVAELALANGDTAAGLAAYRDSAARLRAFVFPGHISTGAEPWLLFADASTLTAFAYYASPEDEAEGTELFHSCLARTSRALKLSDARRDFPVFGMALFALGAWGLLRSAAPAAEAVRLLVLAERFAYSRMMPTMSWEKIMPCAEDRAPGSMAEFRAAYAERAAADLAEEALRAVSQLNTT, encoded by the coding sequence GTGCCGATCGTCCTGGCCGTTCTCGACGGCGTGCGCTGGCGTGGCCGGCCAGTGGTCGGCGAGCGCCCGCAGGCGTTGTTGGCGGCCCTGGCGGTCGGCGGTGGCCAGGCCGTGGCGAGCGAGCGGCTCGCCGAGGTGGTCTGGGGCGACAAGGAGCCGGGGAACGCCGGCAAGGCCCTCCAGGTCCTGATCTCGCGGACCCGGTCCCAGTGCGGGCCGGACGCCGTCGTGCGCGACGGGCACGGCTACCGCCTCGGCGTCCCGCCCGAGCAGGTCGACGCGCTGTGGCTCGGCGGCCTCACCCGACGGACGCGGCGCCTGCTCGCGGCCGGCGACCTGACCGCGGCGCGCGAGGCGGCGACCGAGGCGATGGCCCTGGCCGAGACGCTGGTCGAGCCCAGGGACGAGGACGCCCACCCGCTCGCCGAGCTGCGCCGGGACGCGACCGCGCACCGGGCCGAGCTAAGCGGGCTGCTCGGCCGGGTGCTGAGCCTGACCGGGGAGCACGCGGCCGCGCTGCCGCGCCTGCGCGAGGCGTTCGACCGGGACTCCTCCGACGAGGCCGTGCTGGCCTGCCTGCTGCGCAGCGAGGCTGCGGTGCGCGGCCCGAGCCCGGCCCTCGACCGGTACGAGCGGTACCGCGCCGGCCTGCGCGACCGGCTCGGCGTCAGCCCGGGTGTCCTGCTCGAACGGGTGCACCAGGAGCTGCTGCACCTCGACCGGCCGGTCCGGGTGGGCCTGCACTACGACACGAGCCCGCTGATCGGGCGTTCCGCGGACCTCACCCGGCTGCGGGCACTGGTCGGTGCCTCGCGGGTGGTCTCGATCGTCGGGCCGGGCGGGCTGGGCAAGACCCGGCTGGCCCATGCGCTCGGCCGGTCGGCGCAGCAGCCGGTGGTGCACTTCGTCGGGCTGGTCGGCGTGACCACGCCCGACGACGTGATCGGTGAGATCGGCTCCGCGCTGGGAGTGCGCGACTCGGTGCACGGTCGCCGGACGTTGACCCCCCAGCAGCTTGCCGACGTGCGCGGGCGGATCGCCCAGCACCTCAGCGTGGCGCCCAGCCTGCTGATCCTCGACAACTGCGAGCATCTCGTCGACGCCGTCGCCGACCTGGTCGCCTTCCTCGTCGCCACCGCGGCCGACCTGCGAGTGGTGACCACGTCACGGGCGCCGCTGGCGATCAGCGCGGAGCGGGTCTATCCGCTGGGCGAGCTCGACGCGGCGGAGTCCGCCGACCTGTTCCGGCAGCGGGCCGTCGCGGCGCGGCCAGACGTCCAGCTCCCCGAGGACGCGGTGCGGGACATCGCCGCCCGGCTGGACGGTCTGCCGCTGGCCATCGAACTGGCCGCCGCCAAGACCCGGGTGATGTCCGTCGAGGAGATCAGCCGACGGCTGGAGGACCGGTTCGCCCTGCTGCGCGGCGGGGTCAGGAACGCGCCGGACCGGCATCGCACCCTGGCCGCCGTCATCGACTGGTCCTGGAACCTGCTGGAGGAGCGCGAACGCCGGGCACTGCGCTGGCTGTCGGTCTTCCAGGACGGCGTCACCCTCGCGGGGGCGGAGGATGTGCTCGGCCCGGACGCGCTGGGCGCTGTGCAGGCACTCGTCGACCAGTCGCTGCTGACCGTCGCCGAGACGGACGCCGGCGTGCGGTACCGGATGCTCGAGACGGTCCGCGAGTTCGGCCGGATGCGCCTTGCGCAGGCCGGCGAGCAGGACGAGGCGCAGGCCGCGCTGCGGGCGTGGGCGGTCGGCTACGCGTACGCGGCGGCCAGGCAGATGTTCGGCGCCCATCAGCTCGAAGGCATCGACGCGCTCGACGCCGAGGAGACCAACCTGGCGGACGTGCTGCGGCAGACGCTTGCCGCCGCCGACCCGGAGGCGGCTGTCCACCTGCTGTGCGGTCTCGGAGGCTTGTGGTCCCTGCGAGGTGAGCACCCGAGAGTGACCGCCCTTGCGGCCTCTGTCGCCGAGACCGTCTCCGGTTGGCACCCTGGGCCGGAGACAGCCGACGCGACGCGGGCTGCCATGGTCATCGTGCTGCAGAACGCGATGATCGGGGCGAAGGAAGAGGCCTTCGCCCAGATCCACGACCTGCTCGTCCGGCTTGGGACGGACGACCACGGTGACCCACGGATCAACGCGATGGTCACCGTGATGCTCGCGCACGACCTGACCGGGAAAGACCCGCTCGGAGCACGGCTGGCGGAGCTGTCCGAGTCCGAGGACCGGTCCGTGGCGCTCGCCGCCCTGCAGTGGCGCAGTCATCTGCTCGAGAACTCCGGTGCGCCCGCACGCGCGATCGTGCTCGCCGAGCACGCGTTGAGCCTGATGCGCGCGGAGTACGACGGGCCGTGGCTGGCGGCAATGTTGCACGCCCATCTGGCCGGTCTCCATATGCAGCTTGGACATCCGCTCGCTGCGGTTCCACACGCCCACGCGGCGATTCCCGTACTGAAGCGGCTCGGCGCGCTCGACGACCTGATCCAGGTCCATTCGGTGCTGGCGCTCTCGGCGATCGCAGCGGGTCGGCTCGACGAGGCGTCGGCGCATCTTGCGGACATCGACCGGCTCAAGGGAACCGGGGGGGCGCTCGGCGGGCTGCTCGGGCTCGGGACGGTGGTGGCCGAGCTGGCGTTGGCGAACGGAGACACCGCCGCCGGGCTCGCCGCCTACCGGGACTCGGCCGCGCGGCTGCGCGCCTTCGTCTTCCCGGGCCACATCTCGACCGGTGCCGAGCCCTGGCTGCTGTTCGCGGACGCGAGCACGCTGACGGCGTTCGCCTACTACGCCTCCCCCGAGGACGAGGCCGAAGGCACCGAGCTGTTCCACTCGTGCCTCGCCAGGACCTCGCGAGCGCTGAAGCTCAGCGACGCCCGCCGCGACTTCCCGGTGTTCGGCATGGCGCTGTTCGCCCTGGGCGCCTGGGGCCTGCTGCGGTCCGCGGCGCCCGCCGCCGAGGCGGTGCGCCTGCTCGTGCTCGCCGAGCGGTTCGCCTACAGCCGGATGATGCCCACGATGTCCTGGGAGAAGATCATGCCCTGCGCCGAGGACAGGGCGCCGGGCTCGATGGCGGAATTCCGCGCGGCCTATGCCGAGCGAGCCGCTGCCGACCTGGCCGAGGAGGCCCTTCGCGCCGTCAGCCAGCTCAACACCACATGA
- a CDS encoding ABC transporter permease — translation MTTITAEPRATITVDPRAAVARTQHRPSPADTLRQVLTMAWRATKKMRRNPEQFFDVTLQPILFTVMFAYVFGGAISGNVKSYLPLMIPGILAQTVLTCCMATGVQLREDMDKGVFDRFKSLPMARIAPLAGPMVADLIRYAIASTLTFTMGIVIGYRPGGGVLGVAGAILLAIFTGWSLAWVFTFFGTIARSAQSVQGMSMMILFPLTFLSNAFVPVDTLPGPLKAFVKVNPVSHLVSADRDLANHAHLSAQVGWTLVACLVVIAIFAPLSVRSYKRHL, via the coding sequence ATGACCACGATCACCGCCGAGCCCCGGGCCACGATCACCGTCGACCCGCGGGCCGCGGTCGCCCGCACCCAGCACCGCCCCAGCCCGGCGGACACCCTCCGCCAGGTCCTCACGATGGCCTGGCGGGCCACCAAGAAGATGCGCCGCAACCCGGAGCAGTTCTTCGACGTGACGCTGCAGCCGATCCTGTTCACGGTGATGTTCGCCTACGTCTTCGGCGGGGCGATCTCCGGGAACGTGAAGAGCTACCTGCCGCTGATGATCCCCGGCATCCTCGCCCAGACCGTGCTGACCTGCTGCATGGCCACCGGCGTGCAGCTGCGCGAGGACATGGACAAGGGTGTCTTCGACCGGTTCAAGTCGCTGCCGATGGCCCGGATCGCGCCGTTGGCCGGGCCGATGGTCGCCGACCTGATCCGGTACGCGATCGCGTCGACGCTTACCTTCACCATGGGCATCGTCATCGGCTACCGCCCCGGCGGAGGCGTGCTCGGGGTGGCCGGCGCGATCCTCCTGGCGATCTTCACCGGCTGGTCGCTGGCCTGGGTCTTCACCTTCTTCGGCACCATCGCCCGCAGCGCGCAGAGCGTCCAGGGCATGTCGATGATGATCCTCTTCCCGCTGACCTTCCTGTCGAACGCGTTCGTGCCCGTCGACACGCTGCCGGGCCCGCTGAAGGCGTTCGTCAAGGTCAACCCGGTCTCGCACCTGGTCTCGGCCGACCGGGACCTGGCCAACCACGCGCACCTGTCCGCCCAGGTGGGGTGGACGCTGGTGGCCTGCCTGGTCGTGATCGCGATCTTCGCGCCGCTTTCGGTGCGCAGCTACAAGCGTCACCTCTGA
- a CDS encoding daunorubicin resistance protein DrrA family ABC transporter ATP-binding protein, producing MTAAVHARGLVKTFGDVRAVDSVDLDIGEGEIFGVLGPNGAGKTTMLKMLATLLTIDGGDASIFGVDVRREPHRVRQLIGVTGQYASVDENLTATENLWMFGRLQGLSSRQSRATAAELLEQFDLTDAAKKQISQFSGGMRRRLDLAASLITRPPLIFLDEPTTGLDPRTRGQMWDTIRGLVASGCTVLLTTQYLDEADQLAGRIAVIDRGRKVAEGTPDELKTSVGNLTLRLRLASGADTSLATDVVRRQLGEEPVVTPEAGQLNVALETSDRVADVLIGLRQAGVNIASVGVDKPTLDEVFLALTGHDAGEGDQPDPAVPSQSKQQTPQEVAR from the coding sequence ATGACAGCCGCCGTCCACGCACGTGGTCTGGTCAAGACGTTCGGCGACGTGCGCGCCGTCGACAGCGTCGACCTTGACATCGGTGAAGGCGAGATCTTCGGCGTCCTCGGCCCCAACGGCGCCGGCAAGACGACGATGCTGAAGATGCTGGCGACGCTGCTGACGATCGACGGCGGCGACGCGTCGATCTTCGGTGTCGACGTTCGCCGCGAGCCGCACCGGGTGCGCCAGCTCATCGGCGTCACCGGCCAGTACGCCTCCGTCGACGAGAACCTCACCGCCACCGAGAACCTCTGGATGTTCGGCCGCCTCCAGGGCCTGAGCTCGCGCCAGTCACGCGCGACGGCCGCCGAGCTGCTGGAGCAGTTCGACCTCACGGACGCGGCGAAGAAGCAGATCTCGCAGTTCTCCGGCGGCATGCGCCGCCGGCTGGACCTGGCCGCGAGCCTGATCACCCGCCCCCCGCTGATCTTCCTCGACGAGCCGACCACCGGCCTCGACCCCCGCACCCGCGGGCAGATGTGGGACACCATCCGCGGCCTCGTCGCCAGCGGGTGCACGGTTCTGCTCACCACGCAGTACCTCGACGAGGCCGACCAGCTCGCCGGCCGGATCGCCGTGATCGACCGGGGCCGCAAGGTCGCCGAGGGCACCCCCGACGAGCTGAAGACCTCGGTGGGCAACCTGACGCTGCGGCTGCGGCTGGCCTCGGGCGCGGACACCTCGCTGGCCACGGATGTCGTCCGCCGCCAGCTCGGCGAGGAGCCGGTCGTCACCCCCGAGGCCGGGCAGCTCAACGTCGCGCTCGAGACCTCCGACCGGGTCGCCGACGTGCTGATCGGGCTGCGCCAGGCCGGTGTCAACATCGCCTCGGTCGGCGTGGACAAGCCGACGCTTGACGAGGTCTTCCTCGCCCTCACCGGCCACGACGCCGGCGAGGGCGACCAGCCGGACCCGGCCGTGCCCAGCCAGTCGAAGCAGCAGACCCCACAGGAGGTGGCCCGATGA
- a CDS encoding PPOX class F420-dependent oxidoreductase — MAFARLPAGWWDGVLDFGAMAISDEKYVAVTTFRKNGAGVSTPTWIVPLDDGRVGFWTSSASGKYKRLRNNPRVTVAPSDARGRIKADTAAVDGTAELAQSGADFDAIRTRVRAKYGVAVHLTKFLNTLGHLGKGRFPYGDTGVVITLAAPAPAAETETASSLE, encoded by the coding sequence ATGGCTTTCGCGCGGCTGCCGGCCGGCTGGTGGGACGGGGTCCTAGACTTCGGCGCCATGGCAATCAGCGATGAGAAGTACGTGGCGGTCACGACTTTCCGCAAAAACGGCGCCGGTGTCTCCACGCCGACCTGGATCGTGCCGCTCGACGACGGCCGGGTCGGTTTCTGGACGTCGTCCGCCTCCGGCAAGTACAAGCGGCTGCGCAACAACCCCAGGGTGACGGTCGCGCCCTCGGACGCCCGCGGCCGCATCAAGGCCGATACTGCCGCGGTCGACGGAACCGCCGAGCTGGCCCAGTCCGGTGCGGACTTCGACGCGATCCGGACCAGGGTGCGGGCGAAATACGGCGTCGCTGTCCACCTCACGAAGTTCCTCAACACCCTTGGCCACCTCGGCAAGGGCAGGTTCCCCTATGGCGACACCGGCGTCGTCATCACCCTCGCCGCCCCCGCCCCCGCCGCCGAGACCGAGACCGCGTCCAGCCTGGAATAG
- a CDS encoding NAD-dependent epimerase/dehydratase family protein, producing the protein MSRKRRVFLTGATGNWGRRVLREFADRADRFDVVALVLPTRRERAAIAAFSDLPNLRVVWGDLTDYDTVEQCVRGSDYVLHVGAIVSPQADDQPELTYRVNVGGARNIIRAARAQPDPGAIGVVMIGSVAQTGDRNPPHHWGRVGDPLRVSRFDEYGQSKIVAERTLIESGLPRWVWLRQTGIFHSGMLEIRDAIVTHVPFTGVMEWATAEDSARLLANICEDGVPERFWGRVYNIGGGADWRLTNWEIQVRLAAVLGVPDIRRWYERNWFATRNFHGQWYTDSDDLENLVPFRRDTVDDALARAVRACPRSVRLAGRIPAAVVKNLVIGPLTRQPRGSMAWIRADDDQRIRAYFGSRADWEAIGDWSTFQIPAPDQTPRLLDHGYDESKDPAAWTDDDFAAAADFRGGELLSEILPAGDVTAPLRWRCADGHEFTGSARLILTAGHWCPECVRDPAGYAKQAVANRFLAQIESTS; encoded by the coding sequence ATGAGCCGAAAACGGCGCGTGTTCCTGACCGGCGCGACCGGGAACTGGGGCCGCCGGGTGCTGCGCGAGTTCGCCGACCGGGCGGACCGGTTCGACGTCGTGGCCCTGGTGCTGCCGACCCGGCGCGAGCGCGCGGCCATCGCCGCGTTCAGCGACCTGCCGAACCTGCGGGTCGTCTGGGGCGACCTGACGGACTACGACACCGTCGAACAGTGCGTGCGCGGCAGCGACTACGTCCTGCACGTCGGCGCGATCGTCTCCCCGCAGGCGGACGACCAGCCGGAGCTCACCTACCGGGTCAACGTCGGCGGCGCACGGAACATCATCAGGGCGGCCCGGGCCCAGCCGGACCCCGGGGCGATCGGCGTCGTCATGATCGGATCGGTCGCCCAGACCGGTGACCGCAATCCACCGCATCACTGGGGCCGGGTCGGCGACCCGCTTCGGGTCTCGCGGTTCGACGAGTACGGGCAGAGTAAGATCGTCGCCGAGCGGACGCTGATCGAATCCGGGCTGCCGCGCTGGGTGTGGCTGCGCCAGACCGGGATCTTCCACTCCGGGATGCTGGAGATCCGGGACGCGATCGTGACCCACGTGCCGTTCACGGGCGTCATGGAATGGGCGACCGCCGAGGACTCGGCCCGGCTGCTCGCCAACATCTGCGAGGACGGCGTGCCCGAGCGGTTCTGGGGCCGGGTCTACAACATCGGCGGCGGCGCCGACTGGCGGCTGACCAACTGGGAGATTCAGGTCAGGCTGGCCGCCGTGCTCGGCGTGCCGGACATCCGGCGCTGGTACGAGCGCAACTGGTTCGCCACGCGGAACTTCCACGGCCAGTGGTACACCGACTCGGACGACCTGGAGAACCTCGTGCCGTTCCGGCGCGACACCGTGGACGACGCGCTGGCCCGGGCCGTCCGCGCGTGCCCTCGATCGGTGCGCCTGGCGGGAAGGATCCCGGCGGCGGTCGTGAAGAACCTCGTGATCGGCCCGCTCACCCGCCAGCCCCGCGGCAGCATGGCGTGGATCCGCGCCGACGACGACCAGCGCATTCGCGCCTATTTCGGCTCCCGCGCGGACTGGGAGGCCATCGGCGACTGGTCCACCTTCCAGATCCCGGCGCCGGACCAGACCCCGCGGCTGCTCGACCACGGGTACGACGAGTCGAAGGACCCGGCTGCCTGGACCGACGACGACTTCGCCGCCGCCGCCGACTTCCGTGGCGGCGAGCTGCTGTCCGAGATCCTGCCTGCCGGCGACGTCACGGCACCGCTGCGCTGGCGGTGCGCCGACGGCCACGAGTTCACCGGCAGCGCACGCCTCATCCTCACCGCCGGCCATTGGTGCCCCGAATGTGTCCGCGACCCGGCCGGCTACGCCAAACAGGCCGTGGCCAACCGTTTCCTGGCCCAGATCGAGTCCACCTCGTAG
- a CDS encoding ATP-binding cassette domain-containing protein — protein MGHLEVAHVEYYLPDGRVLFSDTSFRVGEGAKAALVGANGAGKTTLLRLLSGELRPHGGTVVVSGGLGVMPQFVGSVRDERSVRDLLVSVAEPRVREVAVQVDAAELAMMERDDEAAQLQYAQALSDWAEVGGYEAETVWDTCTMAALGTPYERAQWREVRTLSGGEQKRLVLEALLRGPDGVLLLDEPDNYLDVPGKRWLEEQLKATRKTVLFVSHDRELLSRAAEKIVSVEPSPAGSDVWVHGESFETYHEARQQRFERFEELGRRWGEKHAQLKRLVADLQQYAARSPDMASRYQAAKTRLRKFEEIGPPPEPPRRQDIRMRLRGGRTGVRALTCAGLELSGLMRPFDLEVFYGERVAVLGSNGSGKSHLLRLLAGQPVAHTGEWKLGARVVPGHFAQTHAHPELAGHTLVDILWKDHAKNRGGAMGMLRRYELEPQGDLPFEKLSGGQQARFQILLLELAGSTALLLDEPTDNLDLESAEALQAALESFEGTVLAVTHDRWFARAFDRFLAFGMDGQVRETAEPVWDEGRVERSR, from the coding sequence ATGGGGCATCTGGAAGTGGCGCACGTCGAGTACTACCTGCCGGACGGGCGGGTGCTGTTCTCGGACACGTCCTTCCGGGTGGGAGAAGGCGCGAAGGCCGCCCTGGTGGGCGCTAACGGCGCCGGCAAGACGACGCTGCTGCGGCTGCTGTCCGGCGAGCTGCGCCCGCACGGCGGGACGGTCGTGGTCAGCGGTGGCCTCGGCGTGATGCCGCAGTTCGTCGGTTCGGTGCGCGACGAGCGGTCGGTCCGCGACCTGCTGGTCTCGGTGGCCGAGCCACGGGTCCGGGAGGTGGCCGTCCAGGTCGACGCGGCCGAGCTGGCCATGATGGAGCGCGACGACGAGGCGGCGCAGCTGCAGTACGCGCAGGCGCTGAGCGACTGGGCCGAGGTCGGCGGCTACGAGGCCGAGACCGTCTGGGACACGTGCACCATGGCCGCGCTCGGCACGCCATACGAACGGGCGCAGTGGCGCGAGGTCCGGACGCTGTCCGGCGGGGAGCAGAAACGCCTGGTCCTGGAGGCGCTGCTGCGCGGCCCGGACGGGGTGCTGCTCCTCGACGAGCCGGACAACTATCTCGACGTGCCGGGCAAGCGCTGGCTCGAGGAGCAGCTGAAAGCGACGCGTAAGACCGTGTTGTTCGTCTCGCACGACCGGGAGCTGTTGTCCCGTGCGGCCGAGAAGATCGTCAGTGTGGAGCCGAGCCCGGCGGGATCCGATGTCTGGGTGCACGGCGAGAGCTTCGAGACCTATCACGAGGCCCGCCAGCAGCGTTTCGAACGTTTCGAGGAGCTCGGCCGGCGCTGGGGCGAGAAGCACGCCCAGCTGAAGCGGCTCGTCGCCGACCTGCAGCAGTACGCCGCGCGCAGCCCCGACATGGCGTCGCGCTACCAGGCCGCGAAGACCCGGCTGCGCAAGTTCGAGGAGATCGGCCCGCCGCCGGAGCCGCCGCGCCGCCAGGACATCCGGATGCGGCTGCGGGGCGGCCGGACCGGGGTCCGCGCGCTCACCTGCGCGGGGCTGGAGCTGAGCGGGCTGATGCGCCCGTTCGACCTGGAGGTCTTCTACGGCGAACGGGTCGCGGTCCTCGGCTCGAACGGTTCCGGGAAGTCGCACCTGCTGCGGCTGCTTGCCGGCCAGCCCGTCGCCCACACCGGTGAGTGGAAGCTGGGAGCGCGCGTCGTGCCGGGCCATTTCGCGCAGACGCACGCCCACCCGGAGCTGGCCGGCCACACCCTCGTCGACATTCTCTGGAAGGACCACGCCAAGAACCGTGGCGGCGCGATGGGCATGCTGCGCCGTTACGAGCTCGAACCGCAGGGTGATCTGCCGTTCGAGAAGCTTTCGGGTGGCCAGCAGGCGCGGTTCCAGATCCTGCTGCTGGAGCTGGCCGGCAGTACCGCGCTGCTGCTCGACGAGCCGACCGACAACCTCGACCTGGAATCGGCCGAGGCATTGCAGGCGGCGCTGGAGTCGTTCGAGGGCACCGTCCTCGCGGTCACCCACGACCGCTGGTTCGCGCGCGCCTTCGACCGGTTCCTGGCCTTCGGCATGGACGGTCAGGTCCGCGAGACCGCGGAGCCGGTCTGGGACGAGGGCCGGGTCGAGCGCAGTCGCTGA
- a CDS encoding glycosyltransferase family 2 protein, protein MTESRVPEVSIGIPVYNGADFLGAAIESHLAQTFGDFELVISDNASTDGTEELCRRFAKEDSRVRYLRQAENIGANANYNEVARISRGRFFRWAADDDVLLPEYLERTYDLLSMRRHAEGARGCLDRLGLAVGKQQHAVQHVERLVEPVVGVWHRPREQRRNEHLRGGQGVHSWRRLGEHRHRLSGVKEGAGIHRADNRAISHGPRLSQPARRPAPAQAARRGAHRPGARGDQTVCQAVTRPRGSAHGASGSGARRVLPAGRAGAVLGHVLPGGRRREGRPGGR, encoded by the coding sequence ATGACGGAATCCCGGGTACCTGAGGTCAGCATCGGGATTCCGGTGTACAACGGCGCTGACTTCCTCGGGGCGGCGATCGAGTCGCATCTGGCGCAGACGTTCGGTGACTTCGAGCTGGTGATCTCGGACAATGCCTCCACCGATGGCACGGAGGAGCTCTGTCGCCGCTTCGCCAAGGAGGACTCGCGGGTTCGCTACCTGCGACAGGCGGAGAACATCGGCGCGAACGCCAACTACAACGAGGTCGCCAGGATCTCGCGGGGGCGCTTCTTCCGCTGGGCGGCCGACGACGACGTCCTGTTGCCGGAGTACCTGGAACGGACGTACGACCTGCTGAGCATGCGGCGCCATGCAGAAGGTGCCCGCGGATGCCTCGACCGGCTCGGCCTGGCCGTAGGTAAGCAGCAGCACGCCGTCCAGCACGTAGAGCGCCTCGTCGAACCCGTTGTGGGCGTGTGGCACCGGCCCCGCGAACAACGGCGGAACGAGCATCTCCGCGGCGGCCAGGGAGTCCACTCCTGGCGCCGGCTCGGCGAGCACCGCCATCGGCTGTCCGGCGTAAAGGAAGGTGCGGGCATCCACCGGGCGGACAATCGTGCCATAAGTCATGGCCCCCGACTATCCCAGCCGGCGCGACGCCCGGCTCCCGCGCAAGCCGCCCGGCGCGGCGCACACCGGCCAGGGGCTCGTGGCGATCAAACGGTTTGCCAGGCCGTGACGCGCCCGCGAGGATCCGCCCATGGGGCATCTGGAAGTGGCGCACGTCGAGTACTACCTGCCGGACGGGCGGGTGCTGTTCTCGGACACGTCCTTCCGGGTGGGAGAAGGCGCGAAGGCCGCCCTGGTGGGCGCTAA
- a CDS encoding CHAD domain-containing protein encodes MVTLDDGSSVNYSTGANARYVDLGSTLDPAEQTYSYNSLEGSLDHVLANPAALTMVTSADVWQGNAQEAVAFAYSRYNWLRSTLRTFHEFFAEAPSLALQARPRDLNLLLNAARDGEVQLERFMTAIDALDDRDVRGPVAAQVQGHLGSEHLRGRERALAWMRGGEYLGFVDDLVAFVTAPPYSPLGQPPAGAALRAPVRRADRKLRRRAGLALRAPEGDRQDAALHAARKAAKRLRYAAETIRPVHGMNAAKLARRAKRIQDTLGEHQDCVVAQGVLREFATAANGAGESSFTYGLLLGGEQEHARRIRDAFAARWPKVAGRGHRRWLR; translated from the coding sequence ATGGTCACCCTCGACGACGGGTCGAGCGTCAACTACTCGACCGGCGCGAACGCGCGCTACGTCGACCTGGGCAGCACGCTCGACCCGGCGGAGCAGACGTACTCGTACAACAGCCTTGAGGGCTCGCTGGATCACGTGCTCGCCAACCCGGCCGCGCTGACGATGGTGACCAGCGCGGACGTGTGGCAGGGCAACGCCCAGGAGGCCGTCGCCTTCGCCTACAGCCGCTACAACTGGCTGCGCAGCACGCTGCGCACGTTCCACGAGTTTTTCGCCGAGGCCCCGTCGCTCGCGCTGCAGGCCCGGCCGCGGGACCTGAACCTGCTGCTCAATGCCGCCCGCGACGGCGAGGTCCAGCTCGAGCGCTTCATGACGGCGATCGACGCGCTCGACGACCGGGATGTGCGCGGCCCCGTCGCGGCCCAGGTGCAGGGCCACCTGGGCTCGGAGCACCTGCGGGGCCGGGAGCGAGCCCTGGCGTGGATGCGCGGCGGGGAATACCTGGGCTTCGTCGACGACCTGGTCGCCTTCGTGACCGCGCCGCCGTACTCGCCCCTCGGCCAACCCCCGGCCGGGGCGGCTCTGCGCGCCCCGGTCCGCAGGGCCGACCGCAAGCTGCGACGCCGGGCCGGCCTCGCGCTTCGCGCCCCCGAAGGAGACCGCCAGGACGCCGCCCTGCACGCCGCGAGGAAGGCGGCGAAGCGGCTTCGCTACGCCGCCGAGACGATCAGGCCGGTCCACGGGATGAACGCCGCGAAGCTCGCCAGGCGCGCCAAGCGAATCCAGGACACCCTGGGCGAGCATCAGGACTGCGTCGTCGCCCAGGGCGTCCTGCGGGAGTTCGCGACCGCCGCGAACGGCGCCGGCGAGTCCTCGTTCACCTACGGGCTTCTCCTCGGCGGCGAGCAGGAGCACGCGCGCCGGATACGGGACGCCTTCGCCGCCCGCTGGCCGAAGGTCGCCGGCCGAGGCCACCGCCGCTGGCTGCGCTAG